The nucleotide sequence TAATGTCGCCACTTTATTATGTCTTTCGGACGCACGACATAGACCCAACGTATCTTGAACACTTTTTCACAACGACGGGTTGGCACAAGTTTATGAAGCTAAATGGAGATTCTGGTGCGAGATCAGATCGTTTCTCTATTAAGGATTCTGTGTTCAGAGAAATGCCGCTTCCGTATCCGTCTATTTACGAGCAGGGAAAAATCGGTGAGTTCTTTGATGTTATCACCAACCTTATCACCCTTCATCAGCGTGAGCCAAATTAATTAATGGAGGAGAAAGATGTCACATAGTATCCCAAAAGAGGAATTGTTTCATTTGTATTATTCGCGTTGGATCAGCATCTATAAGGAGGGGGCGATAAGAAAAGTTACGATGGATAAATACTTCCAGACAGAATCCTGGCTTAAGAAGCTTATCCCTGATCTCAAGATTTGCGATATGAACCGCATAGCATACCAAAAGCTACTGAACGATTATGCGGAGCTTCACGAACGGCAAACAACAATGGATTTTCATCATCAACTTAAAGCGGCGATAATGGATGCTGTTGATGAAGGAATTATTGAAAGAGATCCAACTCGTAAGGCAATCATAAAAGGCAAATCCCCGAAAGTGAAAAAGCCAAAGTACCTTAATCAGTTCGAGTTGCAAAAGTTGATCTCAAGCCTAAATCTTACTACTGACTTGAGCTGGGATTGGCTCATTTTATTAATTGCCAAAACTGGTTTACGCTTTTCAGAGGCTCTTGCTTTGACGCCGGGAGATTTCGATTTTGCCCATCAGATGCTCTCCGTCAATAAGACCTGGAATTACAAAGGGGGTGGAGGATTCCTTCCGACAAAAAACCATTCCTCAGTGCGTAAGGTCCAAATCGATTGGCAGACTGTAATGCAATTTTCTGAAATGCTTCGAACAGTGCAAAAAGATCTTCCTATCTTTATCCAAGGAAGTGTTTATAATTCCACAGTAAACAGCATTTTAGAAAGGCATTGCAAGAAAGCTAATGTGCCTGTTATCTCCATACATGGATTAAGGCATACTCATGCTTCACTGTTATTGTTTGCCGGAGTGTCGATTGCAAGTGTGGCACGTAGGTTGGGACATTCGAGTATGACAACGACACAAAAGACATACTTACATATCATCCAAGAACTAGAGAACAGCGATGTAGATATTGTTATGCGCTCGCTCTCGGGGCTGATTATTTGAATATTGAGAAAAGACTCACGCTGATGAAGGGTGATAAGATTGTCGACCTGATTGAAAAAACTTCCTAACAGCAGCTGTTCTTTCTCCCTTGGAATAAATAAAGTAGCATTTTTCAGATCAGAAGAATTGATTGATTCGAATGTTGATCCAGAAGAAAAACTCTTCCAAAATCCATTCAAATTCATTCGAATGAGTGATTGATAAATAAAGTCATTTCCCTTTATTGAAGCTACTCCACGCCCAATAACGACGTTATAATCGGTTTTTCCTACCTCTCCTACTGGAGCTCTTACACTGAAAATAAGGTCTCCACAATCGGCGGTTTTGGTTACTTGGGTTGTCCATACTCTTGGAAATACTCGATTATTTTTCATATCAGCATTTCCTTGAACCAAAATATAATCTTCTGGATTATTAGTATAGTTCACACCATTTGGTGATTGTCCAAAGGTAATCCCGACCACTTCTCCTAACTTACGCTGTTCCCAAGCAGAATAGATATTTGGGGATTATGGGATTGCGAATATGCATATGTAAATTAGGGATACTCAACAGGATAGCTATGGTGTATCCTAAAATTTAGATTGATACGGCTTTTATTGTTTAGGATGTCGTACTTATTACACGAGGACTAAATACATGAAGAGACCTTGTGTTTTTGGCATTTTGACAATAGGTGCGATTGATAGCTAAGGAGATCTGAGATGGCAATCCCGAAGTATGATGAGATCCAGTTCCAAGCTTTGCAATTAATGAAAGATGGAAAGGTTTGGAAAGCGAAAGACTTTATTGAACCACTTACAAGAGTATTCGCGCTGTCTGAGGATGATTTGTCCAAGGAATATGAATCGGGTAATGGGTTCATCTTTCTTGATCGGATCACCTGGGCTCTTTCATATTTAAATATGGCTGGAGTAGTGTTAAAACCCAAACGGGGGTTCTATCAAATTAATGATCAGGGTCGACAATTATCGGCTGATGAGACTAAGTTCAGGTCATATGTATCAGCCAAGTATAAAGAACGGATTGGCTCAAATCAAAAACAGCAGCCACACCATTTAAAAGAGCCAGATGTATCCATAAATGGCATGACCCCAGAAGAGACCCTTTACACTTCTTATCGAGGAATCAAGGAAGCTGTTTATCAAGAAATAATCGAGACGATTCTTTCCAAGTCTCCACGTGAGTTTGAGAATATTGTTGTGAAACTGTTGCAGAAGATGGGATATGGCGGAGAGATAAAGGATTCTGGAACGGTTACCCAATATACCAATGACAAGGGTATTGACGGAGTGATCAACGAGGATGTGTTGGGTTTTGGCCGAGTGTGCATACAGGCCAAGAAGTATGCCACAGGAAATCTAGTCGGACGGGATGAATTGCAGAAGTTTGCCGGTGCTTTGATGCAGGCTCAATCGAACAAGGGAGTTTTTATCACCACTTCAGATTTTACCAAGAGTTCATATGAGTTTGTACATACCTTGAATGCAAACATCCGTATCATCCTCATCAACGGGAGAGAATTGGCCAGCTATATTTTTAAGTATAACCTAGGGATGCAGACAGAAAATGTGATTGAGATAAAACGATTGGATAGTGATTTTTGGGATAGTCTCCAGGATGACCTTGACAGCGTTTCTAAGCAGGTATGAAATGGAATCAATTTAATGCTCAGGATGCGATATTAACATGGAACAGATTGTGATGATAAATGATTACTGAAAAGCACAATAACGATTATTAGATCGTTAGCTTCAGAAATCCTAGGATGGGGCATATGCAGAGTGTATGTAAACTAGCAGAGTTTTCTGGAAAAAGTTTTTGGAATTTCTTCTCATTTTTAGAAAATCCTGACTTAATTTGTTTTGGAGATGAAACGAGATTTTCTCATATAGGTTTCAGAGAAAGAGATTTTTACCTTTGGATTTTTGCAAGAATTCTTGAGAATTCAAACAACGGACGAATTTCAGCATATGGAGAATACTTTCTTATAAACTCACACGACCATGATTCAAGTTTAGAAAAAAAAGATATTGACCGAGAAGGTATAGATATATTTCCTGCTGAGATTTCAGTTGATGCTTTGCTTGAGAATGTTTCTACTCTCTTTCACCGAACTATTTTAATTGGTTTTAATGCGGTTCAGTTTGTAAATAAAGATGAACCCCATAAGTTCTTTCAACATTTGAAGGGGCTTTCTTTGTCTAATTCTCTTACCATTATTGTTGTTGGCCTCCACAATTCCAAATCTGTGAGTAATTGGGACATTGCTTTTGAGTATGCAGACGTATGTGTGTCACATGAGCTAGTAAACAAACGGCCTTTATTGAATCCGGAGTCAGATGACTCACAGGTGATTGATAGAATATATAAATTGACTATTTCTAAGAATAGGTTTGATGTTCAAGGTACATGCGCATTTATAGGCGAGATTCAAGGAAAAGGCTTTTACTGTATCTCGAAAAA is from uncultured Sphaerochaeta sp. and encodes:
- a CDS encoding restriction endonuclease; the protein is MAIPKYDEIQFQALQLMKDGKVWKAKDFIEPLTRVFALSEDDLSKEYESGNGFIFLDRITWALSYLNMAGVVLKPKRGFYQINDQGRQLSADETKFRSYVSAKYKERIGSNQKQQPHHLKEPDVSINGMTPEETLYTSYRGIKEAVYQEIIETILSKSPREFENIVVKLLQKMGYGGEIKDSGTVTQYTNDKGIDGVINEDVLGFGRVCIQAKKYATGNLVGRDELQKFAGALMQAQSNKGVFITTSDFTKSSYEFVHTLNANIRIILINGRELASYIFKYNLGMQTENVIEIKRLDSDFWDSLQDDLDSVSKQV
- a CDS encoding site-specific integrase; translated protein: MSHSIPKEELFHLYYSRWISIYKEGAIRKVTMDKYFQTESWLKKLIPDLKICDMNRIAYQKLLNDYAELHERQTTMDFHHQLKAAIMDAVDEGIIERDPTRKAIIKGKSPKVKKPKYLNQFELQKLISSLNLTTDLSWDWLILLIAKTGLRFSEALALTPGDFDFAHQMLSVNKTWNYKGGGGFLPTKNHSSVRKVQIDWQTVMQFSEMLRTVQKDLPIFIQGSVYNSTVNSILERHCKKANVPVISIHGLRHTHASLLLFAGVSIASVARRLGHSSMTTTQKTYLHIIQELENSDVDIVMRSLSGLII